CGATGTATATGATTAACATTTGAAAAGTCGACCCCCATTTCTCTACCGCATTGAATTATACGCTGAACCAAAAACAAATTCCAATACTGTTTTTAGGCGGTAACACGGATTTTTTCGGTAAATATCCTCATTTCACTTATCTTTTGTTACTTTATCTTTCTCTCGCACCACTTTTACTGCGAATTTCGGCAGCGCAAGCATTCTTTTGTAACGCGTGGGTTCCTTGAGCAGCCGGTATAACCATTCTGCCCTTAATTTCTGGAAGGCAACAGGGGCACGGCGGCTCTTGCCGGAGATCACATCAAAGCTCCCGCCAACACCCATCATCACCGGGATCTGCAGCCGGGATTTGTATTTGGCGATCCATGGCTCCTGACTGTCCGCCCCTCTGGCGACAAAGAGCAGGTCAGGCTTCGTTTCAAGGATTCCACCCACAATTTGTTCATCCTCTGCCGGACCAAAATACCCGTCATGATATCCAGCGATGACAATACCGGGATATCTTGTTTGTAACCGGGAAGCCGTCTCGCGAATCACCTCAGGGGTTGAACCGAGCAAATAGACCCGCCAGTTGTAGCTTTCGCCTTGGTGCAATAATTCATGTAAAAGATCAAAACCCGCTACACGCTCTGCTACAGGCTCATGACAATATTTCGCTGCCCAGACCACTCCAGTCCCGTCAGGAACTACAAGCTCTGCTGATTTCATAATCTCCATATAAGACGGATTCTCCAGCGCCGCCATGACCATAATCGGATTGGCAGTAATTACCTGATGAGGTTCACGCTTATGAACCGCCTCCGTCAAATAGGATACGGTGGTCTTCATATCCGCCTTAGATACTCGTATGCCAAAAATAGGCACTGTAGGTAATGTACTTTCTGCTTTCACTTGTCACTCATCCTTTATGGCCGAAATATTGGGCGATTCTCCGGGCCGGAGTCTCAGCCTCTTGGGTCAGTGCCGCAATCAGTGGCTCCCGCTCCTGCTTCCAGCTCTCTCCTGACCTCAGCAGCTCCAGAAGCCCGGCAGCCACCGTGTCTGCCTCCAGCGTATCTGTCTTACCCACCGGCTTACAGGCAACCCGTTCAAGAAAATGATCGATCTTCGGATCATAAGAGACACCCATTACCGGGACACGCTGTCCCGCAGCATAGATAAGGCTGTGCAGCCGCATACCTATAAGCGCCTGGCACTGGCTCACCTCCCGCAGCATTTGCAGCGGATGAAGCGCATCTTCACGGATCGTTACCGATCCCCCATTGTCTTCTATTCTCCGGCCCATCTTCTGCATCACATAGCGGGAAGCCTCATTGTCCGCAGAATGATGGAAGGGCAGAAAGTGAACATGTAGCGGCTGCTCCGCAGAAGCCTTCACCAGGCCTTCGGCCAACGCGTCCAGCTCTTGGCGGGACTGCTCCCAGAAGCGCACGGAGACCCCTACAGTAGCGGGCGCACCTTGCAGCCCGGAATTGGGTGTATCTCCAGCTACCGGATCTGCTTCTGCATGTTGTTCTGTCTGCATATCCTCAGGCAATTCCAGACCCATAACCGGGTCGGGCACAACATCTATATCTTCAATGTTAAGTCCCATAGACTGAAGCAGCAGGCGGGATTGTTCATCCCGCACGGAGATATAAGCACATTTACGGAAAATGGATTTAATCAGCGGATGAAACAGCTTCCGGTTCACCGGGCCGATCCCCTGGGCATAGATAAATGTCGGCTTCCCCATCCACTGAGCCAGCTTGATGATGCCCAAGTAATACGGAATGGTCTTGCTGCTTGTTACATCCTGGAGCAGGCTGCCCCCGCCGCTGATCAGACCCGCACTTTCCGATATGGCTCTGCGCACCTCTCCCAGCTTCATCCGGTGGACGGATTCCACACCGTATGTGGCTGCCGTCCACTCCGGATCAATCGATAATACCACAGGCTCCAGTGTTAATCCCGAGGCCTGGGACTGCTTGCGTACAGCATTCAGAATGGACTGCAGAACAGCTTCGTCTCCGCTGTTGTGGAAGCCGTAAAAACCGGAGATTATAATTTTTTGAGCAGCGGTGACCATCGTTTCCAACACCCTTCCGCAATCTGCCATACCCCAACAGCGATAATACCGATAATCAGGCCGAGTCCCAGACCAAGAAGTCCGCGAACCAGCGAGATCAGCACAGGCGAATGAATATGGGCAAAGGTATCCACCATAGACAGCTGGCCGATGACTGCAATAATCATGATGAAGGCCGCACTCCGGTATTTATAGGCCAAGAATGCACCGAGGATCAGGAGCGGATGCGCCAGCAGGAACTCCTTGTTGCGCGGTCTTACCCCGACGGTGTTCTCCAGGAAGGTGCGCAGGAGCTTCTCCGGTCCACTTACACTTCCGGCATTCCCTGTCCGGCTTAAATAGTACATTCCTACGATACCCAGTACACCGGCGGCAATGACCATAGCGAGTGTTATCGGCGTCCGCAGCAGCTTGCCGGTCTTGTTAAAGGCAAACTCTCCACGGTACAAGAGGACATACAGTGCGGTAAGCCCGATCGGGGCCAAATGCAGCAGACTTACACCGCGGAACTGATCCAGTACCAGGGCGTAGGTAATATTATTCAGCAGTGCAATGACGAAAGGCACCGCACTGAATGTAATTAACGCAGTTCTGACATACAGGACCAGACTGTGCGTCAGCCGGCGGCGCGGGCTCATTACGGCAAAGGTTAACGGATTGGCGCGTAAAGGCGGGCCCATCTCATTAATTTTGCGGATAGCCAGCACTATTGCCAAGGTAGGCGCACTTATGGCTACGGCAAGTGCCAGCGCCTGCTCAAATAATGTCGGCTTCAGAATCAGCAGCCCGGCGCTACCTACCAGTCCAAGTATCCATACAGGCAGAGTAAGCCAAGGAATGAAGTAGGAGAACAGCAGGGCAACCATAGCCACGGCTCCGATCACTGCAATCAGCTTGAAATAACGCTGGAAGGAGGAGTCGGCCACATCAAACGCTGTAGCTTGTCCAAGCTTGAAGCCATTAGACTCAATCTTGGCCACCGCACCCTCAGGTCCGCTGAGACTCTCAATCAGATTATCCAGCGTATCTGTAATGGCAGCCTTCTTGGTATCTCTCGAGGGAATCGTATTCAGATAGATCATGCGGATATTGCGGTCTTTCGTCCCCAGTGCGAACCGGTCTGCAATCACTTCAGTCTTCAGGCTGGAATCCGCCTCACTGAGTGAATACAGGCGAGTCACGTTGTAGTCCAGCATATAGGCCAGCTTGGAGAAGCCCTTCTGTTGAACTTTAATATTCTCGATAGCTGCAATCCCCATCCCGTGCTGCTTCAGGAGATTAGCGAAGGCTGTCAGACTGGCCGTATCCGCATCATCGGAGTAACCCTTAACCGACTCGCCTTCAAAAAGAATCCGCTTGACGCCAAGCTCTGCGTAACGGTCCAGCAGCTTTTTCACGGCATCCTGATTGTACGCCAGAGAGTCTACAAGCCGGGGCACAATGCTGAAGCCCTTATCGTGCAGCATTTCCAGCGTGATCGGGTCCGGCTGCAGCGGCTTGAGCGTTGCATTCTCCAGCGGAGTCTCGATGATCAGCCCCTGCTGTCCGCGGTAGTTCCACTCTTCCGTCCGGATGTCCAGACTACTGAAGGCATCGCGGATAACCGGTGAGAGCATTTCACTGTTCTTCGCACTGGTAAAGAGGACATATGTATAGTTCTCATTCTCCGGAATCACAGTATCAGTAAGATTGGCGATATCAGACGCTCCCCAGATCATCAGGCGGCGCGCCTTGCGGAAATCCTCCAGTGTATTCTCGTAGATAGCCATACTCTGAACACCGGCAGTCTTCAGCCGGTCCAGCTGCTCGTTGATGTAATCCTGCGGATTCTGCCGGTAGCTCGCAACCTCAACCAGATCGCGGTAATCAAAGACAAACTCAACCGTTTTGGAAGACTTCTCTGTCTGTAGACGGTCATATACGACCGGAAGCGCACTGATCAGACCAACCACCATAATAATCCATAACCACTTGCGTGATGCTATATTCCAGCGTTGCCATTTCTGCTGCACCAAAGTACCTCCTCTTTCGCTTTAAAGCTGAATGCCGTACCTCACAGATGCCGTTCCTCTTGCCAGCGGCAAATTTAAGCGGAAACGGAGGTCTCTCCATCTGGAGCAGCTCCGTTTCCGCAGGGAGGTTATTTATTGTGTATTATTTCCCGTCTACCCGTGCCATAACCTGACTGGTCAATTCAGCAACCTTGTGCTTGGCGTTATCCAGTGATTCACCCACAACCGCAAAATACACTTTGATCTTCGGTTCAGTGCCGGAAGGACGCAGGCAGAACCACGAGCCGTCCGATAGCAAATACTTCAGCACGTTCTCCTTAGGCAGACCGTCAAGTCCCAATGAATAGTCCAGCACCTGCGTCACGGAAGCCCCTGCGATTTCGTGCGGCGGGCTGGTGCGCCAGTCATTCATAATTCCCTGAATCTGGGCCACTCCATCCTTGCCTTTCAGCGTGCGGGATTCCAGGCTCTCCAGGAAGTATCCGAACTGCGCATACAGCTCTTGCAGCACATCGTACAGGGTCTTGCCCTGGGCCTTGTAATAGGCACCCGCTTCGGCGATCAGCATCGCAGCAAGGACTGCATCCTTATCACGGGCATAGTTGCCGGCCAGGTAGCCGTAGCTCTCTTCATATCCGAACAGATACGTATACTCGCCGGACTGCTCGAACTGGTTCATCTTCTCCCCGATATATTTGAACCCGGTCAGGGTGTTGAATACCGTAGCGCCATAATGGCTGGCTACAGCAGCGCCCATCTCACTGG
This genomic interval from Paenibacillus sp. FSL H8-0332 contains the following:
- the csaB gene encoding polysaccharide pyruvyl transferase CsaB → MVTAAQKIIISGFYGFHNSGDEAVLQSILNAVRKQSQASGLTLEPVVLSIDPEWTAATYGVESVHRMKLGEVRRAISESAGLISGGGSLLQDVTSSKTIPYYLGIIKLAQWMGKPTFIYAQGIGPVNRKLFHPLIKSIFRKCAYISVRDEQSRLLLQSMGLNIEDIDVVPDPVMGLELPEDMQTEQHAEADPVAGDTPNSGLQGAPATVGVSVRFWEQSRQELDALAEGLVKASAEQPLHVHFLPFHHSADNEASRYVMQKMGRRIEDNGGSVTIREDALHPLQMLREVSQCQALIGMRLHSLIYAAGQRVPVMGVSYDPKIDHFLERVACKPVGKTDTLEADTVAAGLLELLRSGESWKQEREPLIAALTQEAETPARRIAQYFGHKG
- a CDS encoding WecB/TagA/CpsF family glycosyltransferase; this translates as MKAESTLPTVPIFGIRVSKADMKTTVSYLTEAVHKREPHQVITANPIMVMAALENPSYMEIMKSAELVVPDGTGVVWAAKYCHEPVAERVAGFDLLHELLHQGESYNWRVYLLGSTPEVIRETASRLQTRYPGIVIAGYHDGYFGPAEDEQIVGGILETKPDLLFVARGADSQEPWIAKYKSRLQIPVMMGVGGSFDVISGKSRRAPVAFQKLRAEWLYRLLKEPTRYKRMLALPKFAVKVVREKDKVTKDK
- a CDS encoding DUF5693 family protein, whose protein sequence is MQQKWQRWNIASRKWLWIIMVVGLISALPVVYDRLQTEKSSKTVEFVFDYRDLVEVASYRQNPQDYINEQLDRLKTAGVQSMAIYENTLEDFRKARRLMIWGASDIANLTDTVIPENENYTYVLFTSAKNSEMLSPVIRDAFSSLDIRTEEWNYRGQQGLIIETPLENATLKPLQPDPITLEMLHDKGFSIVPRLVDSLAYNQDAVKKLLDRYAELGVKRILFEGESVKGYSDDADTASLTAFANLLKQHGMGIAAIENIKVQQKGFSKLAYMLDYNVTRLYSLSEADSSLKTEVIADRFALGTKDRNIRMIYLNTIPSRDTKKAAITDTLDNLIESLSGPEGAVAKIESNGFKLGQATAFDVADSSFQRYFKLIAVIGAVAMVALLFSYFIPWLTLPVWILGLVGSAGLLILKPTLFEQALALAVAISAPTLAIVLAIRKINEMGPPLRANPLTFAVMSPRRRLTHSLVLYVRTALITFSAVPFVIALLNNITYALVLDQFRGVSLLHLAPIGLTALYVLLYRGEFAFNKTGKLLRTPITLAMVIAAGVLGIVGMYYLSRTGNAGSVSGPEKLLRTFLENTVGVRPRNKEFLLAHPLLILGAFLAYKYRSAAFIMIIAVIGQLSMVDTFAHIHSPVLISLVRGLLGLGLGLIIGIIAVGVWQIAEGCWKRWSPLLKKL